In a genomic window of Thalassotalea piscium:
- the rpsL gene encoding 30S ribosomal protein S12 — protein sequence MATINQLVRKPRVRQVQKSNVPALQACPQRRGVCTRVYTTTPKKPNSALRKVARVRLTNGFEVASYIGGEGHNLQEHSVILIRGGRVKDLPGVRYHTVRGALDCSGVNDRRQGRSKYGAKRPKS from the coding sequence ATGGCAACTATTAACCAATTGGTACGTAAACCACGTGTCAGACAGGTACAAAAAAGTAACGTTCCAGCGTTACAAGCTTGTCCACAACGTCGTGGCGTATGTACTCGTGTGTATACAACTACACCAAAGAAACCAAACTCAGCACTACGTAAAGTTGCTCGTGTTCGTTTAACTAACGGCTTCGAAGTAGCATCTTACATTGGTGGTGAAGGTCACAACTTACAAGAGCATAGCGTTATTTTGATTCGCGGTGGTCGTGTTAAAGATTTACCAGGTGTGCGTTATCACACTGTTCGTGGCGCACTTGATTGTTCAGGTGTAAACGATAGAAGACAAGGCCGTTCTAAATACGGTGCTAAACGACCTAAATCTTAA
- the fusA gene encoding elongation factor G, which produces MARITPIERYRNIGICAHVDAGKTTTTERILFYTGLSHKLGEVHDGAATMDWMEQEQERGITITSAATTCFWKGMDGQFENHRVNIIDTPGHVDFTIEVERSLRVLDGAVLVLCGSSGVQPQTETVWRQMEKYAVPRMVFVNKMDRTGANFLNVVDQLGTRLGANAVPIQLPIGAEEEFRGVVDLIKMKAINWNESDQGMTFTYEPIPEDMQALAEEWHEKLVSEAAEANDELMDKYLEEGDLTEEEIKNALRQRTINNEVILCTCGSAFKNKGVQAVLDCVVEYLPSPTEVAAITGINNDKNETEGVREADDKAPFSALAFKIATDPFVGTLTFFRVYSGVVKTGDSVFNPIKGKKERFGRIVQMHSNDRQEIKEVHAGDIAAAIGLKDVTTGDTLCDPNHVITLERMIFPEPVISIAVEPRTVADQEKMGVALGKLAAEDPSFHVETDEETGQTIISGMGELHLDILVERMKREFSVDCNVGKPQVSYRETIRKAVEVEGKFVRQSGGKGQFGHVWLKMEPLPEGQGFEFVNEIVGGSVPKEYIPAIEKGCREQMDSGVLAGFPMLDVKVTLYDGSFHEVDSNEMAFKVAASIGFRNGALEANPVMLEPMMKVEVTTPEENMGDVVGDLNRRRGIIDGMDEGFGGLRIVNALVPLAEMFGYATDLRSATQGRASYSMEFKQYNEAPKAVAQSIIEGRGGVI; this is translated from the coding sequence GTGGCTCGTATCACCCCTATTGAGCGTTACCGAAATATTGGTATTTGTGCGCACGTAGATGCAGGTAAAACGACAACAACTGAACGTATTTTGTTCTATACAGGTCTATCCCATAAACTTGGTGAAGTGCATGATGGCGCGGCAACAATGGACTGGATGGAGCAAGAGCAAGAGCGTGGGATCACAATTACTTCGGCAGCCACTACCTGTTTTTGGAAAGGTATGGATGGGCAGTTTGAAAACCATCGCGTTAACATTATTGATACGCCAGGGCACGTTGACTTTACCATAGAAGTAGAACGCTCGTTGCGTGTACTTGATGGTGCTGTACTGGTGTTATGTGGCTCGTCAGGCGTTCAGCCACAAACAGAAACCGTTTGGCGACAAATGGAAAAGTATGCAGTACCTCGTATGGTCTTTGTGAACAAAATGGACCGTACAGGCGCAAACTTTCTAAATGTAGTTGACCAGCTAGGCACACGTTTAGGTGCTAATGCAGTACCTATTCAGTTACCAATAGGTGCTGAAGAAGAATTTAGAGGCGTTGTTGACCTAATTAAAATGAAAGCAATTAACTGGAATGAGTCTGACCAAGGTATGACATTTACCTATGAGCCAATTCCAGAAGATATGCAAGCGCTTGCAGAAGAGTGGCATGAAAAGCTAGTGTCAGAAGCTGCGGAAGCGAACGACGAATTAATGGATAAATACCTTGAAGAAGGCGATTTAACCGAAGAAGAAATTAAAAACGCATTACGCCAACGTACTATTAATAACGAAGTTATTCTTTGTACGTGTGGTTCCGCCTTTAAAAATAAAGGTGTACAAGCTGTTTTAGATTGTGTTGTTGAATATTTACCATCGCCAACAGAAGTGGCTGCAATTACTGGTATTAATAACGACAAAAATGAAACAGAAGGGGTACGCGAGGCTGATGATAAAGCACCATTTTCAGCACTAGCATTTAAGATTGCGACAGACCCTTTTGTAGGAACGTTAACCTTTTTTAGGGTGTATTCAGGTGTAGTGAAAACTGGCGACAGCGTTTTCAACCCGATCAAAGGAAAAAAAGAGCGATTTGGGCGGATTGTACAAATGCACTCTAACGACCGTCAGGAAATAAAAGAAGTACATGCGGGTGATATTGCTGCCGCAATTGGTCTGAAAGACGTAACTACAGGTGACACTTTGTGTGATCCTAACCATGTAATTACGCTTGAGCGTATGATTTTCCCAGAACCAGTGATCTCAATAGCGGTAGAGCCTAGAACGGTTGCTGACCAAGAGAAAATGGGTGTTGCACTAGGTAAACTCGCAGCCGAAGACCCATCATTCCATGTTGAGACTGATGAAGAAACAGGTCAAACCATTATTTCAGGTATGGGTGAATTACACCTAGACATTCTAGTTGAAAGAATGAAGCGTGAATTTAGTGTTGACTGTAATGTGGGTAAACCGCAGGTTTCTTACCGTGAAACCATTCGTAAAGCGGTAGAAGTTGAAGGTAAGTTTGTACGTCAATCTGGTGGTAAAGGGCAATTTGGTCATGTATGGCTGAAAATGGAGCCGCTACCAGAAGGTCAAGGCTTCGAATTTGTGAATGAAATTGTTGGTGGCAGTGTACCTAAAGAATACATACCAGCAATTGAGAAAGGCTGTAGAGAACAAATGGACTCCGGTGTATTAGCTGGGTTCCCAATGCTAGACGTGAAAGTGACACTTTATGATGGTTCATTCCATGAGGTTGACTCTAATGAAATGGCATTTAAGGTTGCTGCATCTATCGGTTTTAGAAATGGTGCGCTAGAAGCCAACCCAGTTATGCTTGAACCTATGATGAAAGTTGAAGTAACCACTCCTGAAGAAAACATGGGGGATGTGGTTGGAGACTTAAATCGTCGTAGAGGTATTATCGATGGTATGGATGAAGGCTTTGGCGGGCTTAGAATTGTAAATGCCTTAGTACCTTTAGCTGAAATGTTTGGTTATGCAACAGACTTAAGAAGTGCAACCCAGGGGCGCGCTTCATACTCAATGGAGTTTAAGCAGTATAACGAAGCACCAAAAGCAGTAGCACAATCAATAATTGAAGGGCGTGGTGGTGTTATCTAG
- the rpoC gene encoding DNA-directed RNA polymerase subunit beta' → MKDLLKFLKQQNQTEEFDGIRIGLASPDMIRSWSFGEVKKPETINYRTFKPERDGLFCARIFGPVKDYECLCGKYKRLKHRGVICEKCGVEVTLTKVRRDRMGHIELASPVAHIWFLKSLPSRIGLLLDMTLRDIERVLYFESYVVTEPGMTTLEKSQILTEEEYLDALEEHGDEFDAKMGAEAVLALLQQIDLDAEVAQMREELPEIGSETKRKKITKRLKLMEAFAQSGNKPEWMIMSVLPILPPDLRPLVPLDGGRFATSDLNDLYRRVINRNNRLKRLLDLIAPDIIVRNEKRMLQESVDALLDNGRRGRAITGSNKRPLKSLADMIKGKQGRFRQNLLGKRVDYSGRSVITVGPTLRLHQCGLPKKMALELFKPFIYGKLEARGLATTIKAAKKLVEREGAEVWDVLDEVIREHPVMLNRAPTLHRLGIQAFEPVLIEGKAIHLHPLVCAAYNADFDGDQMAVHVPLTIEAQLEARALMMSTNNVLSPANGDPIIVPSQDVVLGLYYLTRDRINGLGEGMIFADTKEAEKAYRTGVAELHARVKIRITEHTRNKEGELEAKTTLRDTTVGRAILWQVCPKGLPYDLIDQPLGKKPISRLINHAYRNLGLKDTVIFADHIMYTGFHYAMIAGASVGIDDMVIPDAKYTIIEAAEEEVAEIQTQFEQGLVTAGEKYNKVIDIWSSANEKVSKAMMDNLSKEQVMNRDGEMEEQDSFNSIFMMADSGARGSAAQIRQLAGMRGLMAKPDGSIIETPITANFREGLNVLQYFISTHGARKGLADTALKTANSGYLTRRLVDVAQDLVVTEHDCGTHDGLLMTPLIEGGDVVEPLRERVLGRVVAEDVVIPGTEEVLLPRNTLIDENLCDVIEEHSVDQIKVRSIITCQNDFGICAYCYGRDLARGHMINQGEAIGVVAAQSIGEPGTQLTMRTFHIGGAASRASAENNVQVKNSGTIKLQNAKFVTNSADHLVITSRSSEITIIDELGREKERYKVPYGAVLSKKDGEAVEAGSVIANWDPHTHPIITEVGGKVQFVELVDGVTMVRQTDDLTGLSSVVVTDIGQRNSAGKEMRPMVKLVDAKGNDVMIAGTDIPAQYYLPGNAIVNLEDGAEVNIGDALARIPQASSKTRDITGGLPRVADLFEARKPKLPAILAEKTGIISFGKETKGKVRLLITQPSGEVYEEMIPKVRQLNVFEGESVQIGEVIADGPESPHDILRLRGVAPVANYIVNEVQEVYRLQGVKINDKHIEVIVRQMIRKCEILDAGDSEFLKGEQIEVARVKIANRELEAAGKRPAEFEMQMMGITKASLATESFISAASFQETTRVLTEAAVAGKKDNLRGLKENVIVGRLIPAGTGYAYHQERARKRLAANAVVEEVTVSADDAAQALTDALNADD, encoded by the coding sequence GTGAAAGATTTACTTAAGTTTCTTAAGCAACAGAATCAGACAGAAGAGTTCGATGGTATACGCATCGGATTAGCATCACCAGATATGATCCGCTCATGGTCATTTGGTGAAGTGAAGAAACCTGAGACGATTAATTATCGTACTTTTAAGCCAGAGCGTGACGGTTTATTCTGTGCGCGCATCTTTGGTCCAGTTAAAGACTATGAATGTCTTTGTGGTAAGTATAAACGTCTTAAGCATCGTGGTGTTATTTGTGAGAAATGTGGCGTTGAAGTTACATTGACTAAAGTTCGTCGTGACCGTATGGGTCATATCGAATTAGCAAGCCCAGTTGCACATATTTGGTTTTTGAAATCATTACCATCGCGTATTGGTTTATTACTTGATATGACGTTGCGTGATATTGAACGCGTATTATATTTTGAATCTTATGTTGTTACCGAACCAGGTATGACAACGTTAGAAAAAAGCCAAATACTAACAGAAGAAGAGTACCTTGATGCGTTAGAAGAACACGGTGACGAGTTCGACGCAAAAATGGGTGCTGAAGCTGTGTTAGCATTACTTCAACAAATCGATTTAGATGCTGAAGTTGCGCAAATGCGTGAAGAATTACCAGAAATTGGTAGTGAAACGAAACGTAAAAAAATTACTAAACGTTTAAAGTTAATGGAAGCGTTTGCTCAGTCTGGTAACAAACCAGAGTGGATGATCATGTCGGTTTTACCAATTTTACCGCCAGACTTACGTCCATTAGTACCACTTGATGGTGGTCGCTTTGCAACGTCTGACTTAAACGATTTATATCGTCGTGTAATTAACCGTAATAACCGTTTGAAGCGTTTATTAGACTTAATAGCACCAGATATTATCGTACGTAACGAAAAACGTATGTTACAAGAGTCTGTTGATGCGTTATTAGATAATGGCCGTCGTGGTAGAGCTATTACTGGTTCTAACAAACGTCCATTAAAATCACTTGCTGATATGATCAAAGGTAAGCAAGGTCGTTTCCGTCAAAACTTACTTGGTAAGCGTGTTGACTATTCAGGCCGTTCTGTAATTACTGTAGGTCCTACATTACGATTACATCAGTGTGGTCTTCCTAAGAAAATGGCACTTGAGCTATTCAAACCATTTATCTACGGTAAATTAGAAGCTCGTGGTTTAGCGACGACAATTAAAGCGGCTAAAAAACTAGTAGAACGTGAAGGCGCTGAAGTATGGGATGTGTTAGACGAAGTTATTCGTGAACATCCAGTAATGCTTAACCGTGCACCTACACTTCATAGATTAGGTATTCAGGCATTTGAACCTGTGTTGATTGAAGGTAAAGCTATTCACCTTCATCCATTAGTATGTGCGGCTTATAACGCCGATTTCGATGGTGACCAAATGGCGGTACATGTACCGTTAACTATCGAAGCTCAGCTAGAAGCTCGTGCTTTAATGATGTCGACTAACAACGTATTGTCACCAGCAAACGGTGATCCTATTATTGTACCTTCACAGGATGTTGTATTAGGTCTTTATTACTTAACGCGTGATCGTATCAACGGTTTAGGCGAAGGCATGATTTTCGCCGACACTAAAGAAGCTGAAAAAGCATATCGCACTGGTGTAGCTGAATTACATGCTCGCGTTAAAATACGTATAACTGAACATACACGTAATAAAGAAGGCGAGTTAGAAGCTAAAACAACACTACGTGATACTACAGTAGGTCGTGCAATTTTATGGCAGGTTTGTCCTAAAGGCTTACCATATGACTTAATTGATCAGCCATTAGGCAAAAAGCCTATTTCTCGATTAATTAACCATGCTTATCGTAACCTTGGTTTAAAAGACACTGTTATTTTTGCTGACCATATTATGTACACCGGTTTCCATTATGCGATGATCGCGGGTGCGTCTGTTGGTATCGACGATATGGTTATTCCTGATGCGAAATATACTATTATCGAAGCTGCAGAAGAAGAAGTTGCTGAAATTCAAACACAGTTTGAACAAGGTCTTGTAACTGCAGGTGAAAAATATAACAAAGTTATTGATATTTGGTCTTCTGCTAACGAGAAAGTATCGAAAGCAATGATGGATAACTTGTCGAAAGAACAAGTGATGAATCGTGATGGCGAAATGGAAGAGCAAGATTCTTTCAACTCAATCTTTATGATGGCTGACTCTGGTGCTCGTGGTAGTGCCGCTCAGATCCGTCAGTTAGCAGGTATGCGTGGCTTGATGGCTAAACCAGATGGTTCAATCATCGAAACACCAATTACTGCTAACTTCCGTGAAGGTTTGAACGTATTACAATACTTCATCTCAACGCATGGTGCGCGTAAAGGTTTGGCCGATACTGCACTTAAAACAGCTAACTCGGGTTACTTAACTCGTCGTTTAGTTGATGTTGCGCAAGATTTAGTTGTTACAGAGCATGACTGTGGTACACACGACGGTTTATTAATGACACCATTAATTGAAGGTGGTGATGTTGTTGAGCCATTACGCGAACGTGTATTGGGTCGTGTTGTTGCAGAAGATGTTGTGATTCCAGGTACAGAAGAAGTGTTACTTCCACGTAACACCTTAATTGACGAAAACTTATGTGATGTAATTGAAGAACATTCAGTGGATCAAATAAAAGTACGTTCGATTATTACTTGTCAAAATGACTTCGGTATTTGTGCATACTGTTATGGACGTGACTTGGCTCGTGGTCATATGATCAACCAAGGTGAAGCCATTGGTGTTGTAGCTGCTCAATCAATTGGTGAGCCGGGTACACAGTTAACCATGCGTACGTTCCATATTGGTGGTGCTGCTTCTCGAGCTTCTGCCGAAAACAACGTACAAGTTAAGAACTCAGGTACTATTAAGTTACAAAATGCTAAATTTGTGACTAACTCTGCTGACCACTTGGTGATTACATCACGTTCATCAGAAATTACCATTATTGATGAATTAGGTCGTGAGAAAGAGCGTTATAAAGTACCTTATGGTGCTGTGCTTTCTAAGAAAGACGGTGAAGCAGTTGAAGCTGGCTCTGTTATCGCTAACTGGGACCCGCATACGCATCCAATTATTACGGAAGTGGGCGGTAAGGTTCAATTTGTTGAGCTTGTTGACGGCGTAACTATGGTTCGTCAAACAGATGACTTAACTGGTTTATCTTCAGTAGTTGTTACTGATATTGGTCAACGTAACAGTGCGGGTAAAGAAATGCGCCCAATGGTTAAGTTAGTTGATGCTAAAGGTAATGACGTAATGATTGCTGGTACAGATATTCCAGCACAATACTACTTACCAGGTAACGCTATTGTTAACTTAGAAGATGGTGCCGAAGTTAATATCGGTGATGCGTTAGCACGTATCCCACAAGCGAGTTCAAAAACTCGTGATATTACGGGTGGTCTACCTCGAGTTGCTGATTTATTTGAAGCACGTAAGCCTAAGTTACCAGCAATACTTGCTGAAAAAACAGGTATTATTAGCTTCGGTAAAGAAACTAAGGGCAAAGTACGTCTGTTAATTACTCAGCCTAGTGGTGAAGTATATGAAGAAATGATCCCTAAAGTACGTCAATTGAACGTATTTGAAGGTGAGTCGGTTCAAATTGGTGAGGTTATTGCCGATGGTCCTGAGTCTCCTCATGATATTCTTCGCTTACGTGGTGTTGCACCAGTAGCTAACTATATTGTTAACGAAGTACAAGAAGTTTACCGCTTACAAGGTGTTAAGATTAACGATAAGCATATTGAAGTTATCGTACGTCAAATGATCCGTAAGTGTGAAATTTTAGATGCTGGCGATTCTGAGTTCTTAAAAGGTGAGCAAATTGAAGTTGCACGAGTGAAAATTGCAAACCGTGAACTTGAAGCTGCAGGTAAACGTCCGGCTGAATTTGAAATGCAAATGATGGGTATTACAAAAGCATCACTTGCGACAGAATCGTTCATTTCAGCGGCATCTTTCCAAGAAACAACACGTGTATTAACTGAAGCTGCTGTTGCAGGTAAGAAAGATAATTTACGTGGCTTGAAAGAAAACGTTATTGTTGGTCGCTTAATCCCAGCAGGTACAGGTTATGCTTATCACCAAGAGCGTGCGCGCAAACGTCTTGCCGCAAATGCTGTTGTTGAAGAAGTAACTGTTTCAGCTGACGATGCAGCACAAGCATTAACTGATGCATTAAATGCTGACGATTAA
- the rpsG gene encoding 30S ribosomal protein S7, translated as MPRRRVVGQRKILPDPKFHNELLAKFINILMVDGKKSTAEKIVYGALDILTEKNSEKTHLELFEEALDNIRPQVEVKSRRVGGSTYQVPVEVRPVRRNALAMRWLVEAARKRGEKSMAQRLANEMLDASDSKGSAVKKREDVHRMAEANKAFAHYRW; from the coding sequence ATGCCAAGAAGACGCGTCGTTGGGCAACGTAAAATATTGCCAGATCCTAAGTTCCATAATGAACTTTTAGCAAAATTCATCAACATCCTTATGGTTGATGGTAAAAAATCTACTGCAGAAAAAATCGTTTACGGTGCATTAGACATTTTAACTGAAAAAAATTCTGAAAAAACTCACTTAGAGCTTTTTGAAGAAGCTTTAGATAACATCCGTCCACAAGTCGAAGTTAAGTCTCGTCGTGTTGGTGGTTCTACTTATCAAGTACCAGTTGAAGTACGTCCAGTGCGTCGTAACGCACTAGCCATGCGTTGGTTAGTTGAAGCAGCTCGTAAACGTGGTGAAAAATCAATGGCTCAGCGCCTTGCTAACGAAATGCTAGATGCATCAGATAGCAAAGGTTCAGCGGTTAAGAAACGTGAAGACGTTCACCGTATGGCCGAAGCGAACAAAGCATTCGCTCACTATCGCTGGTAA